A single genomic interval of Antechinus flavipes isolate AdamAnt ecotype Samford, QLD, Australia chromosome 1, AdamAnt_v2, whole genome shotgun sequence harbors:
- the LOC127544846 gene encoding interferon tau-like produces MMNWTLLPVALVLLCSSTLGSLGCDLTQDLKKDFSLLEQMSKKFPLLPCLKDRTDFKFPKEVMEGSQLQKENATVIVNETLQQIFIIFSLNTTPAEWNQTQRIELLMGLDQQLEQLKSCHGQEVEREEHLKSENPRQALKTYFQGISQYLQGKDYSLCAWEMVRIEIRRIITFMDKPTRKLRV; encoded by the coding sequence ATGATGAACTGGACCTTGTTACCAGTTGCTCTGGTTCTGCTCTGCTCCAGCACTCTCGGCTCCCTGGGCTGTGACCTGACTCAGGACCTAAAGAAAGACTTCTCCCTTCTGGAACAAATGAGCAAGAAGTTTCCCCTGCTGCCATGTCTGAAGGACAGGACTGACTTCAAGTTCCCAAAGGAAGTCATGGAGGGCAGCCAGCTCCAGAAGGAAAATGCCACAGTCATTGTTAATGAGACACTCCAACAAATTTTCATCATCTTCAGCCTGAATACCACTCCTGCTGAATGGAATCAGACGCAGCGCATAGAACTACTTATGGGACTGGATCAGCAGCTGGAACAGTTGAAGAGCTGTCATGGGCAGGAGGTGGAACGGGAAGAGCATTTGAAAAGTGAGAACCCCAGACAGGCCCTGAAGACCTATTTCCAAGGAATAAGCCAGTACCTGCAAGGCAAAGACTATAGTCTCTGTGCTTGGGAGATGGTGAGGATAGAGATCCGGAGAATCATTACGTTCATGGATAAACCTACAAGAAAACTTCGGGTCTGA